One genomic segment of Kordiimonas sp. SCSIO 12603 includes these proteins:
- the polA gene encoding DNA polymerase I translates to MTAESGKEHLYLIDGSGYIFRAYHAMAYARKPLTRSDGTPVGAVYGFSNMIMKLLQDLEDNEKPTHLAVIFDAARKTFRSEIYPEYKAHRPPAPEDLVPQFPLIREATEAFGLPAIEMEGYEADDLIATYAAEARAKGWQVTIVSSDKDLMQLLDDRTDMFDTMKSKRTAADGVVEKFGVGPERVVDVQSLAGDSVDNVPGVPGIGIKTAALLINEYGDLDTLLERAEEIKQKKRRENLIEFADMARISRQLVTLKSDVPVENSVDDFGLSQPELDPFLKFVDAQDFRSLRVKAIAAWGDGADIDPIDEEVETVEKDYSCVTDMAELEKWIERAYATGVVAVDTETTGLDAAEAGLVGICLSTAPGKACYIPVGHVGDSDDLLAEPPHQLPKADVIKALKPMLEDASVLKVGQNLKYDMSILSRVGIDLHPMDDTMLISYALDAGKHNHGMDELSGIHLDITPIPFKEIAGTGKNQITFDKVPLDRATDYAAEDADITLRLYKILKPRLSPEKVTTVYETLERPLAKVLSGMELEGIKVDVGTLKKLSNDFAMGIERLDKEIQDMAGRPFNVASPKQLGEILFDDLGLKGGKKSAKTGAWQTNVDVLEKLAAEGHELPKKVMEFRQFSKLKSTYTDALQQQVNPHTGRVHTSYHMASTTTGRLSSNDPNLQNIPIRTEEGRKIRRAFVPEEGNILIAADYSQIELRILAHIAEIEALQKAFAEGTDIHAMTASEVFGVPVEGMDPIVRRQAKAINFGIIYGISAFGLARQLDISRSDAAKYIDAYFEKFPGIRKYMDDTVEFGKEHGYVETLFGRKCHTPSLQDKNPMKRGFGERAAINAPIQGTAADVIRRAMIRMPDALKDAGLTDVRMLLQVHDELVFEAPEGKVEAAIPVIRDVMENACKPVLDLSVPLIVDCGTGHNWEEAH, encoded by the coding sequence ATGACTGCAGAGAGCGGCAAAGAGCATTTATATTTGATCGATGGCTCCGGCTATATTTTTCGCGCCTATCACGCCATGGCTTATGCTCGAAAGCCACTAACTCGCAGCGACGGTACCCCTGTGGGTGCGGTATACGGTTTTTCCAATATGATCATGAAGCTGCTTCAGGATCTGGAAGATAACGAAAAACCAACGCACCTTGCTGTGATTTTTGATGCGGCCCGCAAAACATTCCGTTCTGAAATTTACCCAGAATATAAAGCACACCGCCCACCAGCACCTGAAGACCTTGTGCCCCAGTTCCCGCTGATCCGCGAAGCAACTGAAGCCTTTGGCCTACCAGCTATTGAAATGGAAGGCTATGAGGCCGATGATCTGATCGCAACCTATGCCGCTGAAGCGCGCGCAAAAGGCTGGCAGGTAACCATCGTAAGCTCAGACAAAGATTTGATGCAGCTTCTTGATGACCGTACCGATATGTTTGACACCATGAAAAGCAAGCGCACTGCAGCGGACGGTGTGGTTGAGAAATTCGGTGTTGGCCCGGAACGCGTTGTGGATGTGCAGTCGCTCGCCGGCGATAGCGTGGATAACGTGCCTGGTGTGCCTGGTATTGGTATTAAAACGGCCGCGCTTCTCATCAATGAATACGGCGATCTGGATACGCTTCTTGAACGTGCCGAAGAGATCAAACAGAAGAAACGCCGTGAAAACCTGATTGAGTTCGCAGATATGGCGCGCATCAGCCGCCAGCTGGTTACCCTTAAATCAGATGTACCTGTGGAAAACAGCGTTGATGATTTTGGCCTCTCACAGCCTGAGCTGGACCCGTTCCTGAAGTTTGTGGACGCACAGGATTTCCGCTCGCTCCGCGTGAAAGCAATTGCCGCTTGGGGTGACGGCGCGGATATCGACCCGATCGACGAAGAAGTAGAAACGGTTGAGAAGGATTATAGCTGCGTTACCGATATGGCGGAGCTTGAGAAATGGATCGAGCGCGCTTACGCGACTGGCGTTGTAGCCGTAGATACTGAAACTACAGGCCTTGATGCTGCTGAAGCTGGTCTTGTGGGTATTTGCCTATCTACCGCGCCAGGCAAAGCCTGTTATATCCCTGTGGGCCACGTGGGTGACAGCGATGATCTATTGGCAGAACCACCACATCAACTGCCAAAAGCAGACGTAATTAAAGCACTTAAGCCGATGCTGGAAGACGCATCTGTTCTGAAGGTTGGGCAAAACCTCAAGTATGATATGTCGATCCTCTCCCGTGTGGGAATTGATCTCCACCCGATGGATGACACCATGCTGATCAGCTACGCGCTGGATGCTGGCAAGCATAACCACGGTATGGACGAACTTTCAGGCATTCATCTGGATATTACCCCAATTCCGTTCAAGGAAATTGCGGGCACAGGCAAAAACCAGATTACTTTTGATAAAGTACCGCTGGACCGCGCAACAGATTATGCAGCTGAAGACGCTGATATCACACTTCGCCTGTATAAAATTCTGAAACCACGCCTATCGCCAGAGAAGGTGACAACGGTTTACGAAACCCTTGAACGCCCACTGGCTAAAGTACTGTCAGGTATGGAGCTTGAAGGCATCAAGGTAGACGTAGGTACGCTGAAAAAACTTTCCAATGATTTTGCTATGGGCATCGAGCGTCTGGATAAAGAAATTCAGGACATGGCAGGTCGCCCGTTTAACGTTGCATCACCGAAGCAGCTAGGTGAAATTCTCTTTGATGACCTTGGCCTGAAAGGCGGTAAAAAATCCGCGAAAACAGGCGCATGGCAAACCAATGTAGATGTGCTTGAAAAACTGGCAGCCGAAGGCCATGAACTTCCAAAGAAGGTCATGGAATTCCGCCAGTTCTCCAAATTGAAGAGTACCTATACTGATGCACTCCAGCAGCAGGTAAACCCACATACAGGCCGCGTTCACACCAGCTACCATATGGCGTCTACCACAACGGGTCGCTTGTCATCAAATGACCCGAACCTTCAGAATATTCCGATCCGGACAGAAGAAGGCCGCAAAATCCGCCGTGCCTTTGTGCCAGAAGAAGGTAACATTCTGATCGCGGCTGACTATAGCCAGATTGAACTACGTATCCTTGCTCATATCGCTGAAATTGAAGCACTGCAAAAAGCATTCGCTGAAGGCACTGATATTCACGCTATGACAGCAAGCGAAGTATTTGGTGTGCCTGTTGAAGGCATGGACCCGATTGTCCGCCGTCAGGCAAAGGCTATCAACTTCGGTATCATATACGGTATTTCAGCTTTCGGCCTTGCTCGCCAATTAGATATTAGCCGCTCAGATGCCGCGAAATATATTGATGCTTATTTCGAAAAATTCCCGGGCATCCGCAAATATATGGATGATACGGTCGAATTCGGTAAAGAGCACGGCTATGTGGAAACGCTGTTTGGTCGCAAATGCCACACACCATCCCTACAGGACAAAAACCCAATGAAGCGCGGCTTTGGTGAACGTGCAGCCATCAACGCCCCAATTCAGGGTACGGCCGCTGATGTGATCCGCCGGGCAATGATCCGTATGCCGGATGCGCTTAAGGACGCTGGCCTAACGGATGTTCGCATGCTCCTTCAGGTGCATGATGAACTGGTATTTGAAGCACCTGAAGGCAAAGTAGAAGCGGCTATCCCTGTTATCCGTGATGTGATGGAAAATGCCTGCAAACCAGTACTTGACCTGAGCGTACCCCTAATTGTGGATTGCGGTACAGGCCATAACTGGGAAGAAGCGCACTAG
- a CDS encoding zinc-finger domain-containing protein, which translates to MTLEAPETKIVDTKKVACDGDGGALGHPRVYLTMDENGQVECPYCDRRYILQGGPSDK; encoded by the coding sequence ATGACGCTTGAAGCACCAGAAACTAAAATTGTTGACACAAAAAAGGTAGCCTGCGATGGCGACGGCGGCGCCCTTGGTCATCCACGCGTTTATCTAACCATGGACGAAAACGGCCAGGTAGAATGCCCATATTGTGATCGCCGCTATATTTTGCAAGGCGGCCCTTCTGATAAGTAA
- a CDS encoding ABC transporter ATP-binding protein, with protein MSGNAIEIKGLKKVYKGRGGAEDKVALKGIDLEIPQGSMFGLLGPNGAGKSTTINILAGLVNKTAGDAKIWGFDIDENPRNARANIGIVPQELMFDAFFTPREMLEVQAGMYGVPKEDRRTEELLKAVHLYDKADAYSRSLSGGMKRRLLVAKALVHNPPVLVLDEPTAGVDIELRQQLWDYVRELHSRGTTIVLTTHYLEEAEELCDTIAIINHGEVVCSESTEQLLKRIDEKEVVIKVGETLGAIPTELADFNSHLRGEHELAVQINQSDANVGAVLAAVQKAGLTINDISTNETDLEDIFLQLTSKKEGKAA; from the coding sequence GTGAGCGGAAATGCAATTGAAATCAAAGGCTTGAAGAAAGTTTATAAAGGCCGTGGCGGTGCTGAAGATAAAGTTGCGCTCAAAGGGATTGATCTTGAAATTCCGCAAGGGTCCATGTTTGGGCTGTTGGGGCCGAACGGTGCTGGTAAATCAACCACGATTAACATCCTTGCAGGCCTTGTGAATAAAACAGCGGGAGATGCTAAAATCTGGGGTTTTGATATTGATGAAAACCCACGAAATGCGCGTGCGAACATTGGTATCGTGCCGCAGGAATTGATGTTTGATGCGTTTTTTACCCCGCGCGAGATGCTTGAGGTACAGGCCGGTATGTATGGTGTACCAAAAGAAGACCGCCGTACAGAGGAACTGCTGAAGGCTGTGCATCTATATGATAAAGCGGATGCTTATTCTCGCTCCCTTTCTGGTGGTATGAAACGTCGTCTTTTGGTTGCTAAGGCGCTTGTACATAACCCGCCTGTTCTAGTGCTTGATGAACCAACAGCGGGTGTTGATATTGAGCTTAGGCAGCAGCTCTGGGATTATGTGCGCGAACTGCACTCCCGCGGCACCACTATTGTGCTGACCACTCACTATCTTGAAGAAGCGGAAGAGCTTTGTGATACCATCGCCATCATCAACCACGGTGAAGTGGTATGTTCTGAATCAACCGAACAGCTTCTGAAGCGGATTGATGAGAAAGAAGTGGTGATCAAGGTTGGTGAAACTTTGGGCGCGATCCCGACCGAGCTTGCTGATTTCAATAGCCATCTGCGCGGTGAACATGAACTTGCGGTTCAGATTAACCAAAGCGACGCGAACGTTGGCGCTGTGCTGGCTGCAGTTCAAAAAGCGGGGCTGACGATCAATGATATCTCAACCAACGAGACCGACCTTGAGGATATCTTCCTTCAGCTTACGAGTAAGAAAGAAGGCAAAGCGGCATGA
- the nadB gene encoding L-aspartate oxidase yields the protein MKHIYDVVIAGTGAAGLTAALKLAPHMKVAVLSKGPMSGGSTRWAQGGIAAVLEATDSIQSHIDDTLVAGAGLCNEEAVRFVVERGREAIEGLIDLGVEFDRANQAHEDGYDYHLTREGGHSHRRIIHAADATGKAVQKTLNEQVLAHPNIDIYEYHVAVDVITNRHLEKQGGYTDQAHGLYVLNLKTGGVETFSARSTILATGGASRVYLYSSNPDASTGDGIAMAWRAGCRVTNMEFNQFHPTCLYHPDAKTFLITEAMRGEGAVLRGKDGERFMPKYDERAELAPRDIVARAIDSEMKRTGVDNVWLDITHKDADFVISHFPNIYRYCQSLGIDITSDLIPVVPAAHYTCGGIHIDMKSRTDLSQLYAIGECAHTGLHGANRMASNSLLECLVMGNAAADDILENAADLQAPAIVRPWDESQVTDSDEEVVVSHNWKELRRFMWDYVGIVRTDKRLARAKRRVDLLAAEIQEYYGNFRVTADLLELRNLVTVADLIVRSAQMRKESRGLHYTPDYPELAEGSYETTLIPFSRTVSDRVA from the coding sequence ATGAAGCACATCTATGATGTTGTGATTGCGGGCACTGGTGCGGCGGGTTTGACCGCAGCCCTTAAGCTTGCACCGCATATGAAAGTGGCTGTGCTATCCAAAGGCCCGATGTCGGGCGGTTCAACCCGCTGGGCGCAGGGCGGTATTGCGGCGGTTCTTGAAGCCACGGACAGTATCCAAAGCCATATTGATGACACGCTGGTTGCGGGCGCCGGGCTCTGTAATGAAGAGGCGGTGCGTTTTGTGGTGGAACGTGGCCGGGAGGCCATCGAAGGCCTTATCGATCTGGGTGTGGAGTTTGACCGTGCCAATCAAGCCCATGAAGACGGCTATGATTACCACCTTACTCGAGAAGGTGGCCATAGCCACCGGCGGATTATCCATGCAGCAGACGCTACAGGAAAAGCCGTTCAGAAAACCCTGAATGAGCAGGTTCTGGCGCACCCAAATATTGATATCTATGAATATCATGTAGCGGTAGATGTGATCACCAATCGCCATTTGGAAAAGCAGGGTGGTTACACGGACCAGGCCCACGGGCTTTATGTGCTTAATTTGAAAACGGGTGGCGTGGAAACCTTTTCTGCTCGGTCCACTATTCTTGCCACAGGTGGTGCGTCAAGGGTGTATCTCTACAGCAGTAATCCTGATGCCAGCACAGGGGACGGTATTGCCATGGCGTGGCGAGCAGGTTGCCGCGTAACCAACATGGAGTTTAACCAGTTCCACCCGACATGCCTTTATCATCCAGACGCAAAAACCTTCTTGATTACCGAGGCTATGCGTGGTGAGGGAGCTGTGCTTCGTGGCAAGGACGGTGAACGTTTTATGCCCAAGTATGATGAGAGGGCTGAACTAGCACCAAGAGACATTGTAGCTCGCGCTATCGATAGCGAAATGAAACGCACAGGTGTCGATAATGTATGGCTTGATATCACCCACAAGGATGCAGATTTCGTGATCTCGCATTTCCCGAACATTTACCGCTACTGCCAATCACTGGGGATTGATATCACGTCTGACCTGATCCCGGTGGTGCCTGCCGCGCATTATACCTGCGGCGGTATTCATATTGATATGAAGTCCCGCACAGACCTAAGCCAGCTTTATGCCATTGGTGAATGTGCGCACACTGGTCTTCACGGGGCCAACCGAATGGCGTCAAACAGCCTTCTTGAGTGCCTTGTGATGGGAAATGCTGCGGCGGATGATATTCTTGAAAATGCGGCAGATCTTCAGGCACCAGCAATTGTGCGGCCGTGGGATGAAAGCCAGGTAACAGATTCTGATGAAGAAGTAGTGGTAAGTCATAACTGGAAAGAGCTGCGCCGCTTTATGTGGGATTATGTGGGTATTGTACGTACAGACAAACGCCTTGCCCGCGCTAAGCGCCGGGTTGATCTTCTGGCTGCCGAAATTCAGGAATATTACGGCAATTTTCGGGTAACCGCTGATCTGCTTGAATTGAGGAATTTGGTGACAGTGGCTGATCTTATTGTGCGTTCAGCACAGATGCGCAAGGAAAGCCGTGGCCTTCACTATACGCCGGATTATCCTGAACTAGCTGAAGGCAGCTATGAGACCACGCTTATCCCTTTCAGCCGAACAGTATCTGACCGGGTAGCCTAA
- a CDS encoding energy transducer TonB has protein sequence MTNLIKVLVLATFCALASTTAVFAVEDMTAWKKAVAKKVAKNQRYPRSALAREIEGKAKIRLTVAADGAIKAHEVIEETGAAVLDREIPKLVKRLNPLPSLPAGQEELSFVLPLDWRLD, from the coding sequence ATGACAAACCTTATTAAAGTACTAGTTCTGGCAACATTCTGCGCACTAGCAAGTACGACAGCTGTATTCGCTGTTGAAGATATGACAGCATGGAAAAAAGCTGTTGCAAAAAAAGTAGCCAAAAATCAGCGCTACCCACGTTCTGCTCTTGCTCGCGAAATTGAAGGTAAAGCAAAAATTCGCCTGACAGTTGCTGCTGACGGCGCAATTAAAGCGCACGAAGTAATCGAAGAAACTGGTGCTGCTGTTCTTGACCGCGAAATCCCGAAACTGGTTAAGCGCCTGAACCCACTGCCATCACTACCTGCAGGCCAGGAAGAACTTTCTTTCGTTCTTCCACTAGACTGGCGTCTAGACTAA
- a CDS encoding recombinase family protein, with product MKIGYARVSTEDQSLDLQLDALTAAGCEAIYKDHGVSGVKSNRHGLDAAIKATGKNDVFMVWKLDRLGRSLGFLIQLVDTLRERGAGFCSLTDGIDTTTPSGKLVFHIMGALAEFERELIRERTKAGMLAAKERGTILGRPRKLTINQIKQAYALHKNGMTLTDLAPRFGVDRSTLSRAIAAINDTCH from the coding sequence ATGAAGATAGGATATGCCCGCGTTTCTACCGAGGATCAAAGCCTTGATCTCCAACTAGACGCACTCACTGCCGCTGGCTGTGAAGCAATCTATAAAGATCATGGTGTGAGTGGCGTTAAATCTAATCGCCACGGCCTTGATGCTGCGATCAAAGCAACAGGGAAAAATGACGTGTTTATGGTCTGGAAACTCGACAGGCTAGGCCGCTCATTGGGCTTCCTTATTCAGCTGGTAGACACCTTGCGCGAACGAGGCGCTGGATTTTGCTCTCTGACGGACGGGATTGATACCACGACACCATCAGGGAAACTTGTGTTCCATATTATGGGCGCACTTGCTGAATTCGAGCGTGAACTAATCAGAGAGCGTACCAAAGCAGGCATGCTTGCAGCCAAAGAACGCGGAACCATATTGGGTAGACCAAGGAAGCTAACAATCAACCAGATTAAGCAGGCATATGCCCTGCATAAAAACGGTATGACATTAACCGATCTTGCACCACGTTTTGGCGTTGATAGATCAACACTTTCCAGAGCAATCGCAGCAATCAATGATACCTGTCACTAG
- the dinB gene encoding DNA polymerase IV, whose protein sequence is MSIRKIIHIDMDAFYASVAQRDNPELRGKPIAVGGGGERGVVMTASYEARAYGVRSAMPGRKAQELCPDIIFVPSNFDAYREASRKIRAIFNDYTDLVEPLSLDEAYLDVTENKHDIPYATQVAKEIRERIFEDTGLTSSAGISFNKFLAKTASDINKPNGMKVILPEDAPAFLEAMKIEKFHGIGKATAAKMHKLDIYTGADLKQLSEHELHQRFGKAGIRYYHIVRGNDNRAVNPDLERKSISVENTFRQDTMDKNTLADELRDMSESLDTRIEKAKASGKTITLKIKYSDFKSITRSITIDHPTADIDEILRLGIHLLDKVELVKTVRLIGIGISNLSDDNGDEEIPQLSLGI, encoded by the coding sequence ATGAGTATCAGGAAGATCATACATATTGATATGGATGCGTTTTATGCTTCCGTTGCACAGCGCGATAATCCTGAGTTGCGCGGAAAACCCATTGCAGTTGGTGGCGGTGGTGAGCGAGGCGTAGTAATGACCGCCAGTTACGAAGCTCGGGCCTATGGCGTTCGATCAGCCATGCCGGGTCGCAAAGCTCAAGAGCTATGTCCTGACATTATATTTGTTCCATCCAATTTTGATGCTTACCGCGAAGCTTCTCGGAAAATACGAGCTATCTTTAATGATTATACGGATCTGGTTGAGCCTCTGTCGTTGGATGAGGCTTATCTGGATGTAACAGAAAATAAGCATGACATTCCGTATGCGACACAAGTTGCCAAGGAAATCAGAGAACGGATTTTCGAGGATACAGGTCTGACCTCATCTGCCGGTATTTCTTTCAATAAGTTTTTGGCAAAGACTGCGTCAGACATAAATAAGCCAAACGGTATGAAAGTGATTTTACCAGAAGATGCACCTGCGTTTCTTGAAGCCATGAAAATTGAAAAGTTTCACGGTATTGGCAAAGCCACCGCGGCCAAAATGCACAAGCTGGATATCTATACAGGGGCAGATTTAAAGCAGCTTAGTGAGCATGAACTTCATCAGCGTTTTGGCAAAGCTGGTATCCGCTATTATCATATCGTCAGAGGTAACGATAACCGGGCTGTAAATCCGGACCTTGAGCGTAAATCGATCAGCGTTGAAAACACCTTTCGCCAAGACACCATGGATAAGAATACCCTCGCTGACGAATTAAGAGATATGTCAGAGTCCCTTGATACCCGTATTGAGAAAGCCAAGGCATCAGGTAAAACCATCACCCTTAAAATCAAATACTCTGATTTTAAATCGATCACCCGTTCAATAACCATTGATCATCCGACCGCAGATATTGATGAAATCCTGCGCCTAGGTATTCACTTGCTGGATAAGGTTGAACTTGTAAAAACTGTGCGCCTGATAGGAATTGGTATTTCTAACCTCAGCGATGATAATGGGGATGAAGAAATACCCCAATTAAGCCTCGGAATATAA